The proteins below are encoded in one region of Tamandua tetradactyla isolate mTamTet1 chromosome 9, mTamTet1.pri, whole genome shotgun sequence:
- the IRF7 gene encoding interferon regulatory factor 7 isoform X2, whose translation MALGPERGVPRLLFREWLLREVSSGRYEGLHWLDAARTRFRVPWKHFARKDLGEADSRIFKAWAVARGRWPPSSSGTAGPPSEAQERAGWKTNFRCALRSTGRFSMVQDSSGDPADPHKGGLPAPFLGGDAAEKPEPEPGWVGATGPDPVFGAPCPLPAPAGDTGDLLHQALQQSCLQDHLQAAVWGLDSAPQPPGKGHQEVEQGSSCQAQATAQSATFPLSAALGVWELPSAPQQALREGEGWLLDEEPALALEPAHEVGPGLLPPPGPQAEPCPQTCTPPTEPGLATLDVTIMYKGRTVLQEVVGRPSCLLRYGPPGGVPEAADPQLVAFPSPATLPDQKQLRYTEELLQHVAPGLQLQLRDQGLWALRLGKCKVYWEVGGPLGSVAPAEPARLLPRNCDTLIFDLSTFFKELMEFQAQRRRGSPHYTIYLGFGQDLSAGRPKEKSLILVKLELWLCRAYHEGVQREGVSSLDSLSLCLSSSNSLYDDIDRFLSELE comes from the exons ATGGCTTTAGGCCCCGAGAG GGGGGTCCCGCGCCTGCTCTTCAGAGAGTGGCTTCTGCGCGAGGTCAGCAGCGGCCGCTACGAGGGGCTGCATTGGCTGGATGCCGCCCGCACGCGCTTCCGCGTGCCCTGGAAGCACTTCGCGCGGAAGGACCTGGGCGAGGCGGACTCCCGCATCTTCAAG GCCTGGGCCGTCGCCCGCGGCAGGTGGCCTCCCAGCAGCAGCGGGACCGCGGGGCCGCCCTCCGAGGCTCAGGAGCGCGCCGGCTGGAAAACCAACTTTCGCTGTGCCCTGCGCAGCACAGGGCGCTTCTCGATGGTGCAGGACAGCTCCGGGGACCCGGCCGACCCGCACAAG GGTGGGCTCCCGGCGCCATTCCTCGGAGGAGATGCCGCAGAGAAGCCAGAGCCTGAGCCAGGCTGGGTTGGAGCCACGGGGCCAGACCCTGTGTTTGGTGCCCCATGCCCTCTTCCTGCTCCAGCTGGTGACACTGGCGACCTCTTGCACCAAGCTTTGCAGCAGAGCTGCCTCCAGGACCACCTGCAGGCAGCAGTCTGGGGGCTGGACTCAGCCCCACAGCCTCCTGGTAAGGGGCACCAGGAGGTGGAGCAGGGCAGTAGCTGCCAAGCCCAGGCCACAGCCCAGTCTGCGACTTTCCCTCTAAGTGCAGCCCTTGGGGTCTGGGAGCTGCCCTCAGCACCACAGCAGGCCCTGAGGGAAGGTGAAGGCTGGCTGCTGGATGAGGAACCAGCCCTAGCTCTGGAGCCTGCACACGAGGTGGGGCCTGGCCTGCTGCCACCCCCAGGACCCCAGGCCGAGCCTTGCCCCCAAACCTGCACCCCACCCACAG AACCTGGGCTGGCCACTCTGGATGTGACCATCATGTACAAGGGCCGCACGGTGCTGCAGGAGGTGGTGGGGCGGCCGAGCTGCCTGCTCCGGTATGGCCCGCCTGGAGGGGTGCCCGAGGCCGCAGACCCCCAGCTCGTGGCCTTCCCCAGCCCTGCCACGCTGCCAGACCAGAAGCAGCTGCGCTACACGGAGGAGCTACTGCAGCACGTGGCGCCTGGGCTGCAGCTACAGCTGCGGGACCAGGGCCTGTGGGCCCTGCGCCTGGGCAAATGCAAAGTCTACTGGGAGGTGGGCGGCCCCCTGGGCTCCGTCGCGCCTGCCGAGCCTGCCCGCCTGCTGCCGCGCAACTGTGACACTCTCATCTTTGACCTGAGCACCTTCTTCAAGG AGCTGATGGAATTCCAGGCACAGCGGCGCCGGGGCTCCCCGCACTACACCATCTACCTGGGCTTTGGGCAGGACCTGTCGGCAGGGCGGCCAAAGGAGAAGAGTCTGATCCTGGTGAAG CTCGAGCTGTGGCTCTGCAGGGCGTACCACGAGGGGGTGCAGCGCGAGGGTGTGTCCTCACTCGACAGCCTCAGCCTCTGCCTGTCCAGCTCCAACAGCCTCTACGACGACATTGACCGCTTCCTCTCGGAGCTGGAGTAG
- the IRF7 gene encoding interferon regulatory factor 7 isoform X1, giving the protein MALGPERGVPRLLFREWLLREVSSGRYEGLHWLDAARTRFRVPWKHFARKDLGEADSRIFKAWAVARGRWPPSSSGTAGPPSEAQERAGWKTNFRCALRSTGRFSMVQDSSGDPADPHKVYALHPAPGSGEDLGCGWLEAALPQARGGLPAPFLGGDAAEKPEPEPGWVGATGPDPVFGAPCPLPAPAGDTGDLLHQALQQSCLQDHLQAAVWGLDSAPQPPGKGHQEVEQGSSCQAQATAQSATFPLSAALGVWELPSAPQQALREGEGWLLDEEPALALEPAHEVGPGLLPPPGPQAEPCPQTCTPPTEPGLATLDVTIMYKGRTVLQEVVGRPSCLLRYGPPGGVPEAADPQLVAFPSPATLPDQKQLRYTEELLQHVAPGLQLQLRDQGLWALRLGKCKVYWEVGGPLGSVAPAEPARLLPRNCDTLIFDLSTFFKELMEFQAQRRRGSPHYTIYLGFGQDLSAGRPKEKSLILVKLELWLCRAYHEGVQREGVSSLDSLSLCLSSSNSLYDDIDRFLSELE; this is encoded by the exons ATGGCTTTAGGCCCCGAGAG GGGGGTCCCGCGCCTGCTCTTCAGAGAGTGGCTTCTGCGCGAGGTCAGCAGCGGCCGCTACGAGGGGCTGCATTGGCTGGATGCCGCCCGCACGCGCTTCCGCGTGCCCTGGAAGCACTTCGCGCGGAAGGACCTGGGCGAGGCGGACTCCCGCATCTTCAAG GCCTGGGCCGTCGCCCGCGGCAGGTGGCCTCCCAGCAGCAGCGGGACCGCGGGGCCGCCCTCCGAGGCTCAGGAGCGCGCCGGCTGGAAAACCAACTTTCGCTGTGCCCTGCGCAGCACAGGGCGCTTCTCGATGGTGCAGGACAGCTCCGGGGACCCGGCCGACCCGCACAAGGTGTACGCGCTCCACCCCGCGCCGGGCTCGGGAG AAGACCTGGGCTGCGGGTGGCTAGAGGCGGCTCTACCCCAGGCGAGG GGTGGGCTCCCGGCGCCATTCCTCGGAGGAGATGCCGCAGAGAAGCCAGAGCCTGAGCCAGGCTGGGTTGGAGCCACGGGGCCAGACCCTGTGTTTGGTGCCCCATGCCCTCTTCCTGCTCCAGCTGGTGACACTGGCGACCTCTTGCACCAAGCTTTGCAGCAGAGCTGCCTCCAGGACCACCTGCAGGCAGCAGTCTGGGGGCTGGACTCAGCCCCACAGCCTCCTGGTAAGGGGCACCAGGAGGTGGAGCAGGGCAGTAGCTGCCAAGCCCAGGCCACAGCCCAGTCTGCGACTTTCCCTCTAAGTGCAGCCCTTGGGGTCTGGGAGCTGCCCTCAGCACCACAGCAGGCCCTGAGGGAAGGTGAAGGCTGGCTGCTGGATGAGGAACCAGCCCTAGCTCTGGAGCCTGCACACGAGGTGGGGCCTGGCCTGCTGCCACCCCCAGGACCCCAGGCCGAGCCTTGCCCCCAAACCTGCACCCCACCCACAG AACCTGGGCTGGCCACTCTGGATGTGACCATCATGTACAAGGGCCGCACGGTGCTGCAGGAGGTGGTGGGGCGGCCGAGCTGCCTGCTCCGGTATGGCCCGCCTGGAGGGGTGCCCGAGGCCGCAGACCCCCAGCTCGTGGCCTTCCCCAGCCCTGCCACGCTGCCAGACCAGAAGCAGCTGCGCTACACGGAGGAGCTACTGCAGCACGTGGCGCCTGGGCTGCAGCTACAGCTGCGGGACCAGGGCCTGTGGGCCCTGCGCCTGGGCAAATGCAAAGTCTACTGGGAGGTGGGCGGCCCCCTGGGCTCCGTCGCGCCTGCCGAGCCTGCCCGCCTGCTGCCGCGCAACTGTGACACTCTCATCTTTGACCTGAGCACCTTCTTCAAGG AGCTGATGGAATTCCAGGCACAGCGGCGCCGGGGCTCCCCGCACTACACCATCTACCTGGGCTTTGGGCAGGACCTGTCGGCAGGGCGGCCAAAGGAGAAGAGTCTGATCCTGGTGAAG CTCGAGCTGTGGCTCTGCAGGGCGTACCACGAGGGGGTGCAGCGCGAGGGTGTGTCCTCACTCGACAGCCTCAGCCTCTGCCTGTCCAGCTCCAACAGCCTCTACGACGACATTGACCGCTTCCTCTCGGAGCTGGAGTAG